From one Geoalkalibacter halelectricus genomic stretch:
- the rplB gene encoding 50S ribosomal protein L2 has product MAIKKFKPTSPGRRHMSSSSFEEITKTTPEKSLVAPLSKSGGRNNYGRITKRHTGGGHKRKYRIIDFRRDKKEIPARVAAIEYDPNRSARIALLQYVDGEKRYILAPVGIKVGDEVVASDNADIKPGNAMAIRAIPLGTWVHNIELRIGKGGQLARSAGTYAMLAAKEGKYAQLRLPSGEVRLVLQDCCATIGQVGNTEHENVKIGKAGRNRWLGKRPQSRGVAMNPVDHPHGGGEGKSSGGRHPVTPWGVPTKGYKTRVNKRTDRFIVRKRK; this is encoded by the coding sequence ATGGCTATCAAGAAATTTAAACCCACCTCGCCGGGTCGGCGCCACATGAGTTCCTCTAGTTTTGAGGAGATCACCAAGACGACTCCCGAGAAGTCCCTGGTGGCGCCACTCAGCAAAAGCGGCGGACGTAATAACTACGGGCGCATTACCAAGCGCCACACCGGCGGCGGGCATAAGCGCAAATATCGCATTATCGATTTTCGCCGCGATAAGAAAGAAATTCCGGCTCGGGTCGCCGCTATTGAGTACGATCCCAATCGCTCCGCTCGGATTGCGCTACTGCAATATGTCGACGGTGAGAAGCGCTATATTCTTGCTCCCGTCGGGATTAAGGTTGGAGACGAAGTGGTCGCCAGCGACAACGCCGACATCAAGCCCGGCAACGCCATGGCGATTCGTGCTATTCCCCTGGGAACCTGGGTGCATAACATTGAGCTGCGGATCGGCAAAGGTGGTCAGCTCGCGCGCAGCGCTGGAACCTATGCCATGCTCGCCGCCAAGGAAGGCAAGTATGCTCAGTTGCGCCTGCCTTCTGGTGAGGTTCGCCTGGTCCTTCAGGACTGTTGCGCCACTATCGGGCAGGTGGGGAACACCGAGCACGAAAACGTCAAAATCGGTAAAGCCGGGCGCAATCGCTGGCTTGGCAAGCGGCCCCAGAGCCGCGGCGTCGCCATGAATCCCGTGGATCATCCCCATGGTGGCGGCGAGGGCAAGAGCTCTGGCGGGCGGCACCCGGTCACTCCCTGGGGCGTTCCGACCAAGGGCTACAAGACTCGCGTCAATAAGCGCACCGATCGTTTCATCGTGCGTAAGCGCAAATAA
- the rpsS gene encoding 30S ribosomal protein S19 encodes MARSIKKGPYVQECLLRKVDLEGGTTRKSVIKTWSRRSTVIPEFVGHTFAVHNGKKFIPVFITENMVGHKLGEFAPTRTYFGHGADKKGKGKKK; translated from the coding sequence GTGGCAAGATCAATTAAAAAAGGTCCTTACGTTCAGGAATGTCTCCTGCGCAAGGTCGATCTCGAAGGTGGGACCACCCGTAAATCCGTTATCAAGACCTGGTCCCGCCGCTCGACAGTCATTCCTGAATTTGTCGGCCACACCTTTGCTGTTCATAACGGCAAAAAATTTATTCCCGTGTTTATCACCGAAAATATGGTCGGACATAAACTTGGCGAATTCGCACCGACCCGAACCTATTTCGGTCACGGTGCCGACAAAAAGGGCAAGGGAAAGAAAAAGTAG
- the rplV gene encoding 50S ribosomal protein L22, whose product MEASAKLRYARLSAQKARLVVDLIRGRSVQDAFNVLKFSPQKAAGIVSGVVASAVANAEQKGASDVDRLFVKEIFVDQGPVLKRFLPRAMGRASRIRKPTSHITVVLGLK is encoded by the coding sequence ATGGAAGCCAGTGCAAAGTTGAGATATGCACGACTGTCCGCGCAAAAGGCGCGCCTTGTCGTCGACCTGATACGTGGCCGCAGCGTGCAGGATGCGTTCAATGTATTGAAGTTCAGCCCGCAGAAAGCTGCCGGTATCGTCTCTGGGGTCGTCGCTTCGGCTGTTGCCAATGCCGAACAGAAGGGGGCCTCCGATGTCGATCGGCTCTTCGTCAAGGAGATTTTTGTCGATCAGGGTCCGGTGCTGAAGCGCTTTTTGCCGCGGGCCATGGGTCGTGCAAGTCGCATTCGCAAACCCACCAGCCATATTACGGTCGTACTCGGCCTTAAATAA
- the rpsC gene encoding 30S ribosomal protein S3, translating to MGQKVHPVGFRLGVIRTWDSRWYAENNYADLVHEDHKLRGYLKKRLYHAGISKIEIERAANKAKINIFAARPGIIIGKKGSEVEALKKELGKLTDKEVFINIQEVRKPEIDAQLVAENVALQLERRVAFRRAMKKSVSQALKFGAQGIKINCSGRLGGAEMSRTEWYREGRVPLHTLRANIDYGFAEAKTTYGIIGVKVLIFKGEVLSQAQQS from the coding sequence TTGGGTCAGAAAGTTCATCCTGTAGGCTTTCGTCTGGGTGTTATTCGCACCTGGGATTCGCGTTGGTACGCGGAAAACAACTACGCGGACTTGGTTCATGAAGATCACAAATTGCGTGGATACTTGAAAAAGCGCCTGTATCACGCCGGTATTTCCAAGATCGAGATTGAGCGGGCCGCCAATAAGGCCAAAATCAATATTTTTGCCGCGCGCCCTGGGATCATTATCGGGAAAAAGGGGTCCGAGGTTGAGGCGCTCAAAAAAGAACTTGGCAAGCTGACGGACAAGGAAGTCTTCATCAATATCCAGGAAGTCCGCAAGCCTGAGATTGACGCCCAGCTTGTCGCCGAAAACGTGGCCCTGCAGCTTGAAAGGCGCGTGGCTTTCCGTCGTGCCATGAAGAAAAGCGTCAGCCAAGCCCTTAAGTTCGGAGCGCAAGGAATCAAGATCAATTGTTCCGGTCGTTTGGGTGGTGCTGAAATGAGTCGGACCGAGTGGTACCGAGAGGGCCGTGTACCTTTGCACACTTTGCGCGCCAACATCGATTACGGTTTTGCCGAAGCCAAGACGACCTACGGGATTATCGGCGTCAAGGTTTTGATCTTCAAAGGCGAAGTCCTTTCGCAAGCGCAGCAGTCATAA
- the rplP gene encoding 50S ribosomal protein L16: MLMPKKVKYRKQQKGRMKGAADRGTDLNFGDFGLQAIECGWLTSRQIEAARRAMTRYVKRGGKIWIRVFPHKPLTKKPAETRMGKGKGSPETWVAVVRPGLVLYEMQGVREEDAREAFRLAAHKLPMKTKFLAREVAGNEG; this comes from the coding sequence ATGTTAATGCCCAAAAAGGTTAAATATAGAAAACAACAAAAAGGCCGTATGAAGGGGGCGGCCGACCGGGGTACCGATCTGAATTTCGGCGACTTCGGTTTGCAGGCGATCGAGTGTGGATGGTTGACCTCTCGCCAGATCGAGGCAGCGCGCCGTGCCATGACCCGATATGTCAAACGTGGCGGCAAAATCTGGATCCGGGTTTTTCCTCACAAGCCTCTGACCAAGAAACCTGCTGAAACACGTATGGGTAAGGGTAAGGGTTCCCCTGAGACTTGGGTTGCCGTCGTGCGTCCCGGTTTGGTCCTTTACGAAATGCAGGGTGTGCGTGAGGAAGACGCTCGCGAGGCCTTTCGCCTTGCTGCGCACAAGCTCCCCATGAAAACCAAGTTCCTCGCCAGGGAGGTGGCCGGCAATGAAGGGTAA
- the rpmC gene encoding 50S ribosomal protein L29, with amino-acid sequence MKGNDLRALGVAELQKKNSELTQELFNLRFQLHTGHLEKTSRISQIKKDIARVKTILAEKQG; translated from the coding sequence ATGAAGGGTAATGATTTGCGAGCTCTCGGTGTGGCGGAGCTTCAAAAGAAAAACTCGGAACTCACCCAAGAGTTGTTCAACCTGCGGTTTCAACTTCATACTGGGCACTTGGAAAAGACTTCCAGAATCTCCCAGATCAAGAAGGACATCGCTCGGGTGAAGACCATTCTTGCTGAGAAACAGGGATAA
- the rpsQ gene encoding 30S ribosomal protein S17: MTKQRGNRKTRIGVVVSDKMDKTVVVRVDQVVKHPVYQKYIKRKVTCKAHDENNSCQVGDKVLIVESRPLSRDKFWTVRQILAKTTNV; encoded by the coding sequence ATGACAAAGCAGCGTGGAAATCGTAAAACCCGCATCGGGGTTGTGGTCAGCGACAAAATGGACAAGACTGTCGTGGTGCGCGTCGACCAGGTGGTAAAACATCCCGTTTATCAGAAATATATTAAGCGCAAGGTAACCTGCAAGGCGCATGACGAGAATAACAGTTGCCAGGTCGGTGACAAGGTGCTCATCGTCGAATCTCGCCCTCTCTCCAGAGATAAGTTCTGGACGGTACGTCAGATCCTTGCCAAGACCACGAACGTCTAG
- the rplN gene encoding 50S ribosomal protein L14, whose protein sequence is MIQMQTMLDVADNSGARKLCCIKVIGGSKRKYAGIGDIIICSVKEALPNSKVKKGDVVRAVIVRTAKEVGRPDGSYIRFDNNSAVVVNAAGEPVGTRIFGPVARELRARQFMKIVSLAPEVL, encoded by the coding sequence ATGATTCAGATGCAAACCATGCTTGATGTGGCGGACAATTCCGGTGCGCGGAAATTGTGCTGCATTAAGGTTATTGGTGGCTCCAAGAGAAAATATGCCGGGATTGGTGACATCATCATCTGCTCGGTTAAGGAAGCACTTCCGAACTCCAAAGTGAAAAAAGGCGATGTCGTTCGCGCGGTTATCGTCCGCACGGCCAAGGAAGTCGGGCGTCCCGACGGGTCCTACATTCGCTTTGACAACAATTCCGCTGTGGTGGTCAATGCCGCCGGCGAGCCGGTTGGGACCCGCATTTTCGGACCCGTCGCGCGCGAATTGCGTGCTCGGCAATTTATGAAGATCGTTTCTCTGGCGCCGGAAGTTCTTTAA
- the rplX gene encoding 50S ribosomal protein L24, producing MATNKMHVRKNDMVMITTGKDRGKTGKVQRVFPEKGRLIVESLNIVKRHTRPRAGQGGGGIVEKEAAIQASNVMLVCPGCAKPTRTGKRLLDDGSKARFCKKCNEIVDK from the coding sequence ATGGCAACGAATAAAATGCATGTCAGAAAAAACGACATGGTGATGATAACCACCGGCAAGGATCGGGGCAAGACCGGCAAGGTTCAGCGCGTGTTTCCCGAAAAGGGGCGGCTGATCGTTGAAAGCCTCAATATCGTCAAGCGCCATACCCGCCCCCGTGCCGGGCAGGGTGGGGGCGGTATCGTCGAGAAGGAAGCAGCCATTCAGGCTTCCAACGTCATGTTGGTGTGCCCCGGCTGTGCTAAGCCGACCCGCACCGGCAAGCGACTTCTTGATGACGGCAGCAAGGCGCGGTTCTGCAAAAAATGCAACGAAATTGTGGATAAGTAA
- the rplE gene encoding 50S ribosomal protein L5: MARLKELFNTEITPKLMKEFQYRSVMEVPRVEKVVINMGLGEAIQNPKLLESAVEELTRMAGQKAVITRAKNSIAGFKLREDMPIGCMVTLRREKAYEFLDRLINVALPRVRDFKGVSPKAFDGRGNYTLGIREQIIFPEIDIDKIAKVKGLNVTIVTSARSDEEARQLLSEMGMPFRK; this comes from the coding sequence ATGGCCAGGCTGAAGGAACTGTTCAATACCGAAATTACCCCTAAGTTGATGAAGGAATTCCAGTACCGTAGTGTCATGGAAGTTCCCCGCGTCGAGAAGGTGGTAATCAACATGGGCCTGGGAGAGGCGATTCAAAATCCCAAGCTTCTCGAATCGGCCGTGGAGGAACTCACTCGCATGGCCGGACAAAAGGCCGTGATCACCCGCGCCAAAAACTCCATAGCCGGGTTCAAATTGCGCGAAGATATGCCGATCGGCTGCATGGTAACCCTGCGGCGCGAAAAGGCCTACGAATTTCTTGATCGCCTCATCAACGTCGCTCTGCCGCGCGTTCGTGACTTCAAGGGCGTCTCACCCAAGGCCTTCGATGGGCGCGGCAACTATACCCTCGGAATTCGGGAGCAGATCATCTTTCCCGAAATCGATATTGATAAAATCGCCAAAGTGAAAGGCCTCAACGTCACCATCGTGACCTCGGCCCGCTCAGATGAAGAAGCGCGTCAGCTTCTCTCCGAGATGGGAATGCCTTTCAGGAAATAA
- a CDS encoding type Z 30S ribosomal protein S14 — MAKKSMMIKAGRPNKFKVRDYNRCPLCGRPRAYYRKFKMCRICLRKMASEGKIPGVIKSSW; from the coding sequence GTGGCTAAGAAATCCATGATGATTAAGGCCGGTAGGCCTAATAAATTTAAAGTGCGTGACTACAATCGCTGCCCCCTGTGTGGACGGCCGCGCGCTTATTATCGTAAGTTCAAGATGTGCCGAATTTGCCTGCGCAAGATGGCGTCAGAAGGTAAAATCCCCGGCGTCATCAAGTCCAGCTGGTAA
- the rpsH gene encoding 30S ribosomal protein S8, producing MSMTDPIADLLTRIRNAGRARHPKLDLPSSNVKVAIVEALKELGYIKNYKVITDDKQGILRVYLKYDDSNTHVIHEIKRVSSPGRRVYVGNEKIPRVKNGLGAAIISTSQGVLSDSAAREAKIGGELICTIW from the coding sequence ATGTCAATGACCGATCCAATCGCAGATCTTTTGACCCGAATTCGCAATGCCGGGCGCGCCAGGCATCCTAAACTCGATTTGCCTTCCTCCAACGTCAAAGTGGCTATTGTCGAGGCGTTGAAGGAACTTGGCTACATCAAAAACTACAAAGTCATTACCGATGACAAGCAGGGGATTCTGCGCGTCTACCTTAAATATGACGACAGCAACACCCATGTGATTCATGAAATCAAGCGCGTCTCATCTCCCGGTCGCCGTGTTTATGTGGGCAACGAAAAAATTCCCCGTGTAAAGAACGGTCTGGGCGCTGCGATTATCTCGACCTCCCAAGGGGTGCTTAGCGATTCTGCCGCCCGTGAGGCGAAAATCGGTGGCGAACTCATCTGTACTATCTGGTAG
- the rplF gene encoding 50S ribosomal protein L6 produces MSRIGKLPVQIPAGVKVALDGCNISVQGPKGRLSRSLPADVNIVVEGETIHVKSLSAEAKDRSMQGLTRTLIANMVDGVTKGFERVLEINGVGYRADVKGTVLNLALGYSHPIEYNLPEGISAEVEKQTKITVRGVDKELVGATAAKIRSFRRPEPYRGKGIKYAEEHIVRKAGKTGKK; encoded by the coding sequence ATGTCACGGATTGGGAAACTGCCTGTCCAGATTCCGGCTGGAGTCAAGGTCGCTTTGGATGGATGCAATATCAGTGTGCAGGGCCCCAAGGGGCGCCTGAGCCGGAGCCTTCCGGCTGATGTCAACATCGTTGTCGAGGGAGAGACCATTCACGTCAAGTCTCTCAGCGCCGAGGCCAAGGATCGCTCCATGCAGGGGTTGACCCGCACGCTGATCGCCAACATGGTCGATGGCGTGACCAAGGGTTTCGAGCGGGTACTGGAGATCAACGGCGTCGGTTACCGCGCCGATGTGAAGGGTACTGTCCTTAATCTTGCCCTCGGCTACTCGCACCCCATCGAATACAATCTTCCTGAGGGCATCTCCGCGGAAGTCGAAAAGCAGACTAAAATCACCGTTCGTGGTGTCGACAAGGAACTTGTCGGTGCGACAGCGGCAAAGATCCGCTCCTTCCGGCGTCCCGAGCCCTATCGCGGCAAGGGGATTAAATATGCTGAGGAGCATATTGTCCGTAAGGCCGGTAAGACCGGGAAGAAATAA
- the rplR gene encoding 50S ribosomal protein L18, with product MNVAQQRRKARLKRKDRVRRKVVGVPGRPRLCVFRSAKHIYAQIIEDTSGTTLAAVSTLNKDVVADQEATGNVEAAKLIGKAIAQKALEKDIKEVVFDRNGFLYHGRVKALADSAREAGLVF from the coding sequence GTGAACGTCGCACAGCAAAGAAGAAAGGCACGGCTCAAGCGCAAGGATCGCGTGCGCCGTAAGGTGGTCGGTGTTCCCGGGCGGCCCCGACTCTGCGTTTTTCGCAGCGCCAAGCATATTTATGCCCAAATCATCGAAGATACTAGCGGAACCACCCTTGCTGCGGTGTCGACCTTGAATAAGGATGTGGTTGCGGATCAGGAGGCCACGGGCAACGTCGAGGCTGCCAAGCTCATCGGCAAGGCCATCGCTCAAAAGGCTCTTGAGAAAGACATCAAGGAAGTGGTTTTTGACAGGAACGGTTTTCTCTATCACGGCCGCGTCAAGGCTCTCGCGGACAGTGCTCGGGAAGCCGGTCTTGTTTTTTAA
- the rpsE gene encoding 30S ribosomal protein S5: MQRIDVNELNLTDRVIHINRNAKVVKGGRRFSFSALVVVGDGQGYVGVGLGKAKEVPEAIRKGVERAKKDLIRVPMADGTIPFDVIGKFGAGKVLLKPASAGTGVIAGGAARAILEAAGVENVLSKCLGSNNPHNVVKATINALSQLKSAEVILARRGVSMEESA; this comes from the coding sequence TTGCAACGCATTGATGTGAACGAATTGAATCTCACCGACAGGGTCATCCATATCAACCGCAATGCCAAAGTGGTTAAAGGCGGCCGGCGCTTTAGTTTTTCGGCTCTGGTGGTGGTTGGTGACGGTCAGGGCTACGTCGGCGTCGGCCTGGGTAAGGCCAAGGAGGTTCCCGAGGCTATTCGCAAAGGGGTCGAGCGCGCTAAAAAGGATTTGATTCGCGTGCCCATGGCTGATGGGACGATCCCCTTCGATGTCATCGGCAAGTTCGGTGCCGGTAAGGTTCTGCTCAAGCCCGCCTCCGCCGGTACCGGTGTTATTGCTGGTGGGGCGGCTCGCGCTATTCTTGAGGCGGCTGGGGTGGAAAACGTGCTCTCCAAATGCCTTGGCTCGAACAATCCTCATAATGTGGTCAAGGCCACCATTAATGCTCTGTCGCAACTCAAGAGTGCCGAGGTGATTCTCGCCCGGCGCGGCGTGAGCATGGAAGAATCCGCCTGA
- the rpmD gene encoding 50S ribosomal protein L30: MAGELRITLKRSGIGRKQYFTKVLQGLGLTRLNQTVVRKDTPEIRGMINKVSHMVVVEE, translated from the coding sequence ATGGCTGGCGAACTTAGAATAACGCTGAAGCGAAGCGGCATCGGCCGCAAGCAATACTTTACCAAGGTGCTCCAAGGTCTGGGCCTGACACGCCTTAACCAAACTGTCGTGCGTAAGGACACCCCGGAAATCCGCGGCATGATCAATAAAGTCTCCCACATGGTCGTGGTGGAAGAATAG